A genomic segment from Juglans regia cultivar Chandler chromosome 14, Walnut 2.0, whole genome shotgun sequence encodes:
- the LOC109010737 gene encoding protein FAR1-RELATED SEQUENCE 1-like produces MGKGEEHSSSQTPSSSNSQTADIPSSNRYFVDYTSPGYYGPLPAWPMPLSPYPDGGQYPRNYEVNVGDPNPLMATSPAMSGRVDIEEPPECRETDIPCTSERVEESKEDRLNSEETEVGIGGTPQLEDEVGGDLIEEPKSGMEFNTFEELMAYYKHYGKKSGFGVLIRRTDKGDDGTVRYATLGCARGGKARNRTLNVARPRPTGKTECKAKVNALKVDGKFRLTTVNNLHNHGLSPNKSRFFRCNREVSDSVKRVLDINDMAGIRMNKSFGSLVVGAGGFENLPFLEKDCRNYIDKARHLRLGKGGAGALQDEDTETFVWLFQTWLKCMDGIAPKAIITDQDRAMKNAIAIVFPESRHRLCLWHILKKVPEKLSSYASYKSGMKNALMKSVYDTQTVAEFEKSWDQLITTYNLHENVWLKSLYTERESWVPAFLKDCFWAGMSTTQRSESMNAFFDGYVHAKTNLKEEVQMQLTGIIDLDPELVKRDGAVKTYQLEDEVRVEEFTKLVTFFVDFSEEGADAKCSCGLFQMKGILCRHIFAVFKCNGIKFLPEKYILDRWRKDIKRRYTLIGSSYDAGDQRPDAYRYASLLKICYEMITHAAGSEKHTEDATHKLHAMIELYNEKVDPSSMTLTGSNVPCTQNDTTTVGSSKKVLSPLVVRGKGRPPSLRKASRMEKDMRKLKGKAAGAPVNRKRKQRDGGDTPMPDTCRNLFGPSEIDISNLVQDKSACVIGGTQLGQPMCGSQESVKLSNFFMYNQ; encoded by the exons ATGGGAAAAGGGGAAGAACACTCATCTTCCCAaacaccatctagctcaaattCCCAAACCgct GATATACCATCAAGTAACCGGTACTTTGTAGATTACACTAGTCCCGGTTACTACGGACCACTTCCTGCTTGGCCAATGCCTTTATCTCCATATCCTGATGGCGGCCAATATCCAAGAAACTATGAAGTG aaTGTCGGTGACCCGAACCCTCTCATGGCTACAAGCCCCGCTATGAGTGGGAGAGTTGATATAGAGGAACCACCTGAGTGTAGAGAAACTGATATTCCATGTACATCTGAAAGAGTTGAAGAAAGTAAAGAGGATAGACTCAATTCAGAAGAAACTGAGGTTGGGATTGGCGGGACACCACAGTTAGAGGATGAAGTTGGTGGTGATCtcattgaggagccaaagtcgGGAATGGAGTTTAATACGTTTGAAGAATTAATGGCTTATTATAAGCATTATGGTAAAAAAAGCGGGTTTGGGGTATTGATAAGAAGGACTGATAAAGGGGATGATGGCACTGTCCGATATGCCACCCTTGGTTGTGCCCGTGGTGGGAAGGCCCGGAATAGGACATTGAATGTCGCTAGACCACGTCCAACAGGAAAGACAGAATGTAAGGCAAAGgttaatgccttaaaagttgatGGGAAGTTCCGGTTGACAACAGTGAATAATCTCCATAACCATGGCCTTAGCCCAAATAAATCTCGCTTCTTccgatgtaatagagaagtgagtgactcTGTAAAAAGAGTCCTAGATATAAATGATATGGCTGGGATCCGAATGAATAAGAGCTTCGGATCTCTCGTCGTTGGCGCTGGTGGATTCGAGAACCTCCCATTTCTAGAAAAGGACTGTCGTAATTATATCGATAAGGCAAGACATCTAAGACTTGGTAaaggtggtgctggagcgcttcaaga tgaggatacAGAGACCTTCGTCTGGTTATTCCAGACGTGGTTgaagtgtatggatggtatcgCTCCTAAAGCTATTATCACCGATCAGGAcagagcgatgaaaaatgcaattgctatTGTCTTTCCTGAAAGCCGACATCGACTTTGTTTGTGGCATATACTTAAAAAAGTTCCCGAGAAGTTGTCCTCCTATGCTTCCTACAAAAGTGGGATGAAGAATGCGTTGATGAAATCTGTGTATGACACGCAAACTGTTGCAGAGTTTGAGAAATCTTGGGATCAGTTAATCACCACTTACAATTTGCATGAGAATGTCTGGCTGAAAAGTTTATACACTGAGCGTGAGTCTTGGGTACCTGCATTCTTGAAGGACTGTTTCTGGGCTGGGATGAGTACAACGCAGCGCAGTGAAAGCATGAACGCGTTTTTCGATGGTTATGTGCATGCgaagacaaacttgaaaga GGAAGTTCAGATGCAACTAACCGGCATTATTGATTTAGATCCAGAGTTAGTTAAGAGGGATGGTGCAGTAAAGACCTATCAATTAGAGGACGAAGTTCGTGTGGAAGAGTTCACTAAATTGGTTACCTTTTTTGTGGACTTCAGTGAGGAAGGTGCAGATGCTAAGTGTTCATGTGGTTTATTTCAGATGAAGGGTATACTGTGTAGGCACATTTTCGCTGTATTTAAATGTAACGGGATAAAATTCCTGCCAGAGAAGTACATTTTAGAccgatggaggaaggatatcAAAAGGAGATACACGTTAATCGGTAGTAGTTATGATGCTGGAGATCAGCGGCCAGATGCTTACAGATATGCtagtttattaaaaatctgttaTGAAATGATTACTCATGCAGCGGGTTCAGAAAAACATACTGAGGATGCCACACATAAGTTACATGCAATGATTGAATTATATAATGAGAAAGTAGACCCTTCATCGATGACCCTCACTGGTTCCAATGTTCCTTGTACTCAAAATGACACAACCACAGTGGGTAGTTCGAAAAAAGTACTCAGTCCATTAGTTGTCAGAGGGAAAGGCAGACCTCCATCTCTGAGGAaagcatccaggatggagaaagaCATGCGGAAACTTAAAGGAAAGGCAGCCGGGGCACCAGTAAACCGGAAACGTAAACAG agagatggaggagatacacCAATGCCGGACACatgcaggaatttatttggcccatCAGAGATAGATATTTCTAAT CTTGTTCAAGACAAATCAGCTTGTGTCATTGGTGGAACCCAGCTTGGACAACCAATGTGTGggagtcaagaaagtgtaaaaTTATCCAACTTTTTCATGTACAACCAATAG
- the LOC108981219 gene encoding uncharacterized protein LOC108981219, with protein MEPRTEAYGNLPKQATKKFQAGWSSSSAQTHDCPTDVIEDETQREFKNKLVSTTDSSSSFGKPSLGQPLCFCEIEAQLRYSSTIKNPGRPFLGCPNYNTKGLPYCKYFKWVEEDQYKKSDLRETHNELLRAKKELEKILDDIEKSKIDLRKRADEIEMREMTLSNRNEEVVKKELAVLVREAQIRHSRTLLRVYWAAAFVVACYLSCK; from the exons ATGGAACCCCGAACGGAAGCGTACGGGAACCTTCCCAAGCAAGCAACGAAAAAGTTTCAAGCAGGGTGGTCATCTTCTTCTGCTCAAACACACGACTGCCCCACCGACGTCATAGAAGACGAAACACAAAGGGAG TTTAAGAATAAGCTGGTTTCCACCACggactcttcttcatcttttggtAAACCAAGTCTGGGTCAACCATTATGCTTCTGTGAAATTGAAGCCCAACTAAGATACTCATCTACTATAAAAAATCCAGGACGACCTTTCTTAGGGTGTCCTAACTACAACACAAAG ggattaccatattgtaaGTATTTCAAGTGGGTTGAGGAGGATCAATACAAAAAGTCCGATCTAAGAGAAACTCACAATGAACTGTTAAGAGCCAAGAAAGAGCTGGAGAAGATACTCGATGATATCGAAAAGAGCAAAATTGATCTCCGTAAGAGAGCGGATGagatcgagatgagagagatgacGCTATCCAATAGAAatgaggaggttgtgaagaaGGAGTTGGCGGTTCTTGTACGCGAAGCGCAAATAAGACACTCACGCACACTACTCCGAGTGTATTGGGCTGCCGCATTTGTTGTAGCATGTTACTTGTCTTGCAAATAG
- the LOC108998744 gene encoding 60S ribosomal protein L31-like, which produces MVEKATRGRKEEVVTREYTINLHKRLHGCTFKKKAPNAIKEIRKFAQKAMGTTDVRVDVKLNKHIWSRGIRSVPRRVRVRIARKRNDEEDAKEELYSLVTVTEIPPEGLKGLGTKVIDGDD; this is translated from the exons ATGGTGGAAAAGGCGACCAGGGGAAGGAAAGAAGAGGTTGTTACCAGAGAGTACACTATCAATCTCCACAAGCGCCTTCATGGATG CACATTCAAAAAGAAAGCTCCAAATGCCATAAAAGAGATTAGGAAGTTTGCCCAGAAGGCTATGGGAACAACGGATGTAAGAGTGGATGTGAAGCTGAACAAGCATATATGGAGCCGCGGAATCCGAAGTGTGCCAAGGAGGGTTCGTGTACGCATTGCCCGGAAAAGAAATGATGAGGAAGATGCAAAGGAGGAGCTTTATTCCCTAGTCACCGTCACTGAGATTCCACCAGAGGGTTTGAAGGGATTGGGAACCAAAGTCATTGACGGAGATGATTGA
- the LOC108998745 gene encoding DNA damage-repair/toleration protein DRT100-like: MGVGWYFTLALLAVTSAVVNGCPPSDRAALLAFKAALHEPYLGIFNSWTGTDCCHNWYGVSCDPETRRVADITLRGESEDPIFERAHRTGYMTGYISPSICRLTRLSSIIIADWKGISGEIPRCITYLPFLRIVDLIGNQISGVIPADIGRLQRLTVLNIADNLISGRIPPSITNLTSLMHLDLRNNRLSGELPGDFHRLGMLSRALLSRNQLTGPIPGAISRIYRLADLDLSLNRISGTIPESLGRMAVLATLNLDFNKISGNIPPSLFTSGISNLNLSRNAFEGTIPDVFGPRSYFTVLDLSYNNLRGSIPKSVASASYIGHMDLSHNHLCGRIPAGSPFDHLEASSFVYNDCLCGKPLKAC, translated from the coding sequence atgGGCGTGGGTTGGTATTTCACCTTGGCACTACTAGCCGTTACTTCGGCTGTCGTTAATGGGTGCCCGCCTTCGGACCGGGCAGCACTGCTGGCCTTCAAGGCAGCTCTCCACGAGCCCTACTTGGGCATCTTCAACTCGTGGACCGGCACCGACTGTTGCCACAACTGGTATGGCGTCAGCTGCGACCCGGAGACCCGCAGGGTCGCCGACATCACCCTCCGTGGAGAGTCCGAGGACCCCATCTTCGAGCGGGCCCACCGAACCGGTTACATGACCGGGTACATCTCCCCCTCCATCTGCAGGCTCACGCGCCTCTCCTCCATTATCATTGCCGATTGGAAGGGAATCTCCGGCGAGATCCCACGGTGCATCACCTACCTTCCTTTTCTCCGAATCGTGGATCTCATTGGAAATCAGATATCTGGCGTGATCCCGGCCGATATCGGTCGACTCCAACGGCTCACAGTTCTCAACATCGCCGATAATCTCATCTCGGGGAGAATCCCGCCGTCCATCACGAACCTCACGAGTTTGATGCACCTCGATCTCAGGAACAATCGACTCTCCGGCGAGCTTCCAGGAGATTTCCATAGACTCGGGATGCTAAGCCGGGCTCTGCTGAGTCGCAACCAGCTCACTGGCCCAATCCCGGGTGCGATTTCCCGGATATACCGCCTCGCCGATCTGGATCTTTCTCTGAATCGGATCTCAGGAACAATCCCGGAATCACTCGGTAGAATGGCGGTTCTGGCGACGTTAAATTTggatttcaacaaaatatcgGGTAACATACCACCTAGCTTGTTTACCTCCGGTATCAGCAACTTAAACCTGAGCCGAAACGCATTTGAGGGCACGATACCGGATGTATTCGGCCCGAGATCATACTTCACTGTGCTCGACTTATCGTACAATAATCTTCGGGGTTCGATACCAAAATCGGTAGCTTCGGCTTCGTATATCGGACATATGGATTTGAGTCACAACCACCTGTGTGGGAGAATACCGGCCGGGTCGCCGTTTGATCATCTGGAAGCATCGTCGTTCGTTTACAATGATTGTCTCTGTGGGAAGCCGCTAAAAGCCTGCTAG
- the LOC108998720 gene encoding pre-mRNA-splicing factor CWC22 homolog has product MARKYSSESSDSEKRNRRKRDERRGERPHDDKHRERGSGKDLLDSDKRSRKRHGGLDERSGDDKDRERVDEKNIRDKDGRWQSKHVDKHRERGSGKDLLDSDKRSRKWHGRLDERSGDDKDRERVDEKDIRDKDGMWQSKHVEQKQSRQSSDEEGEWVDRERGRRERERNHPHEEGHRHRETGELDKVKESYQSSDEYDNRVEREKQERERSRWHGDAHKQRETDDSGRKRDWHARQNSGDNDDRKTHRKSERRKHSTEQQKQGFSSRGEDDRDSKALEDAKPHRQPRLQEGNLNGDASTLGKSGGVYIPPFKLARMMKEVEDKSSVEYQRLTWDALRKSINGLVNKVNATNIKNIIPELFSENLIRGRGLFCRSCMKSQMSSPGFTDVFAALVAVVNTKFPEVGDLLLRRIILQLKRAYKRNDKPQLLAAVKFIAHLVNQQVAHEIIALELLTVLLENPTDDSVEVAVGFVTECGSILQDLSPKGLHGIFERFRGILHEGEIDKRVQFLIEGLFAIRKAKFQGYPAVRPELDLVEQEDQLTHEASLQDEIDPEITLDIFKADPNFIENERRYEEVRKNILGEESEDEDGSDAGSDDDEDDEDESEEEDEEQMKIKDETETNLVNLRRTIYLTIMSSVDFEEAGHKLLKIKLEPGQEMELCIMLLECCSQERTYLRYYGLLGQRFCMINKVHQENFEKCFVQQYSMIHRLETNKLRNVGKFFAHLLGTDALPWHVLAYIRLTEEDTTSSSRIFIKILFQELSEHLGIRLLNERLTDPTMLDSFESIFPRDNPKNTRFSINFFTSIGLGGITENLREYLKNMPRLIMQQEQAVSESESDDESGSSDTETASSERQSDSSGSDESERDDRRRKRRRRRE; this is encoded by the exons ATGGCTAGAAAGTACAGTAGCGAGTCCTCGGATTCTGAGAAAAGAAATAGACGCAAACGCGATGAGAGGCGAGGTGAGCGTCCACATGATGATAAACATAGGGAAAGAGGCAGTGGGAAGGATTTGTTGGATTCTGATAAAAGAAGTAGAAAACGGCATGGGGGACTAGATGAGCGTAGTGGTGATGATAAGGATAGGGAAAGAGTGGATGAGAAGAATATTAGGGATAAAGATGGAAGGTGGCAAAGCAAACATGTAGATAAACATAGGGAAAGAGGCAGTGGCAAGGATTTGTTGGATTCTGATAAAAGAAGTAGAAAATGGCACGGGAGACTAGATGAGCGTAGTGGTGATGATAAGGATAGGGAAAGAGTGGATGAAAAGGATATTAGGGATAAAGATGGAATGTGGCAAAGCAAACATGTAGAGCAAAAGCAATCTCGGCAAAGTTCTGATGAAGAGGGTGAGTGGGTAGATAGAGAAAGGGGCAGGcgtgaaagagagagaaaccaTCCACATGAGGAGGGGCATAGACATCGAGAAACTGGGGAGCTTGATAAGGTGAAAGAATCTTATCAAAGTTCTGATGAATATGACAATcgagttgagagagagaagcaggaaagagagagatctCGCTGGCATGGGGATGCTCATAAACAGCGGGAAACTGATGATAGTGGTAGAAAAAGGGACTGGCATGCACGTCAAAATTCAGGAGACAATGATGACAGGAAAACAcacagaaaatcagagcgacgaAAACATAGTACTGAACAGCAAAAACAGGGTTTCAGTTCCAGGGGGGAAGATGATAGAGACAGTAAGGCCCTGGAAGATGCAAAACCTCATAGACAGCCAAGATTACAAGAAGGAAATTTAAATGGGGATGCATCAACTTTGGGTAAGAGTGGTGGAGTTTATATTCCACCATTTAAGTTGGCTAGAATGATGAAAGAGGTCGAGGATAAAAGCAGTGTTGAGTATCAGCGATTGACATGGGATGCCCTTCGGAAGAGTATAAACGGGCTTGTGAACAAGGTTAATGCCACTAATATAAAGAATATTATTCCTGAGCTCTTCTCAGAGAATCTGATCCGGGGTAGGGGTCTATTCTGCCGGTCATGTATGAAGTCACAGATGTCATCTCCAGGTTTCACAGATGTGTTTGCTGCACTGGTTGCTGTTGTCAACACCAAGTTTCCTGAGGTGGGAGATCTTCTATTGAGAAGGATTATTTTGCAGCTCAAGAGAGCATATAAGCGCAATGACAAG CCGCAATTACTAGCTGCTGTTAAATTTATCGCACATCTAGTGAATCAGCAAGTGGCTCATGAGATCATTGCGTTAGAGCTGCTCACAGTGCTGCTTGAGAATCCAACCGATGACAGCGTTGAGGTAGCTGTTGGCTTTGTCACAGAGTGTGGATCAATTTTGCAAGATCTCTCTCCCAAAGGCCTGCACG GAATATTTGAGAGGTTTCGTGGAATTCTTCATGAAGGGGAAATAGATAAACGGGTACAATTTCTTATTGAAGGGCTATTTGCAATAAGAAAAGCAAAGTTTCAG GGGTACCCCGCTGTTCGTCCAGAACTGGACCTTGTAGAGCAGGAAGATCAGTTAACCCATGAGGCGTCTCTCCAAGATGAAATAGATCCAGAGATTACGCTTG ATATATTCAAGGCGGATCCTAATTTTATTGAGAATGAGAGACGCTATGAAGAGGTTAGGAAAAATATATTGGGTGAAGAgtctgaagatgaagatggtTCAGATGCTGGTTCAGATGACgatgaggatgatgaagatgaatctGAGGAAGAGGACGAGGAGCAGATGAAAATAAAGGATGAAACAGAGACAAACCTTGTAAATCTTCGGAGGACAATCTACTTAACCATCATGTCTAGTGTAGATTTTGAGGAGGCTGGTCATAAGCTCCTGAAAATCAAACTAGAGCCAGGTCAAGAG ATGGAGTTGTGCATTATGCTCTTGGAATGCTGCAGTCAGGAGAGAACTTACCTCCGGTATTATGGTCTTTTGGGCCAGCGATTCTGTATGATCAATAAAGTGCACCAGGAAAACTTTGAGAAGTGCTTTGTCCAGCAATATTCCATGATTCATCGGCTTGAAACAAATAAGCTGCGTAATGTGGGGAAGTTTTTTGCACATCTACTCGGCACAGATGCTCTGCCCTGGCATGTTTTAGCATATATACGCTTAACAGAGGAGGATACTACTTCTTCTTCTCGAATATTTATTAAGATTCTATTCCAG GAATTGTCAGAGCATTTGGGCATCCGGTTACTGAATGAACGGCTTACGGATCCTACGATGCTGGACTCCTTTGAATCTATATTCCCAAGGGATAATCCCAAGAACACGCGTTTTTCTATTAACTTCTTCACATCCATTGGGCTTGGTGGCATCACTGAGAATTTACGTGAGTACTTGAAGAATATGCCACGCCTAATCATGCAACAAGAGCAAGCAGTGTCAGAATCTGAATCAGATGACGAATCTGGTAGTTCTGACACAGAGACAGCTAGTTCTGAGAGACAGTCTGATTCATCAGGCTCAGATGAGAGTGAAAGGGATGATAgacggaggaagaggaggaggaggagagaatAA